The following coding sequences lie in one Cygnus olor isolate bCygOlo1 chromosome 8, bCygOlo1.pri.v2, whole genome shotgun sequence genomic window:
- the YIPF1 gene encoding protein YIPF1 produces MAAADGLQFPEFADAASLLAANPDATTVSIEEPAEVPRSQRGRPQEPGREEDDELLGTDDSDKAELLAGQKKSAPFWTFEYYQTFFDVDTYQVLDRIKGSVFPVPGRNFVRLYIRSNPDLYGPFWICTTLVFAIAVSGNLSNFFIHLGKPTYHYVPEFRKVSIAATTIFAYAWLVPLALWGFLMWRNSKVMNIVSYSFLEIVCVYGYSLFVYIPTAILWIIPQKVVRWVLVMFSLCLSGSVLVMTFWPAVRDDNRRIALATVGTIVLLHALLSVGCLAYFFDAPEVDFPAPIVPAHNGTTLIKSQ; encoded by the exons ATGGCGGCCGCGGACGGGCTCCAGTTCCCAG AGTTCGCCGACGCGGCCAGCCTGCTGGCAGCGAACCCCGACGCTACCACCGTCAGCATCGAGGAGCCGGCCGAGGTCCCCAGGAGCCAGCGTGGCCGTCCGCAGGAGCCGGGCAGGGAGGAGGACGACGAGCTGCTGGGCACCGATGACTCCGATAAAGCGGAG CTGCTTGCGGGACAGAAGAAAAGTGCCCCGTTCTGGACGTTTGAGTACTACCAGACATTCTTCGATGTGGACACTTACCAG GTCCTGGACCGAATCAAGGGTTCTGTTTTCCCCGTACCAGGGAGGAACTTTGTAAGGCTGTATATCCGTAGCAATCCTGACCTCTACG GTCCCTTTTGGATATGCACCACGCTCGTCTTTGCCATTGCTGTTAGTGGCAATCTCTCAAACTTCTTCATCCACCTGGGCAAGCCGACGTACCACTACGTGCCCGAGTTCAGAAAAG TGTCCATAGCCGCAACAACAATTTTTGCGTACGCTTGGCTTGTTCCCCTTGCTCTCTGGGGATTTCTGATGTGGAGGAACAGTAAAGTTATGAACATCGTCTCGTACTCGTTCCTGGAGATAGTGTGTGTATATGGCTACTCCCTCTTCGTTTATATTCCCACAGCG ATTTTATGGATTATTCCACAAAAAGTGGTGCGCTGGGTCCTGGTGATGTTCTCCCTGTGCCTTTCGGGGTCTGTCTTGGTGATGACCTTCTGGCCTGCCGTCAGAGATGACAACCGGAGGATTGCGCTGGCGACTGTGGGGACCATTGTTCTGCTCCACGCCCTGCTGTCCGTCGGCTGTTTG GCTTACTTCTTTGATGCCCCTGAAGTGGATTTTCCTGCACCTATTGTCCCTGCTCACAATGGAACAACACTAATAAAATCTCAGTAA
- the DIO1 gene encoding type I iodothyronine deiodinase isoform X1, which yields MFSIRLLLQKTLILLHVTASVVVGKTLMMLFPNAMKSHILKQGEKSRMNQNPKFSYENWGPTFFSFQYLLFVLKVKWKRLEDEAYEGHPAPNPPVVTSQGDVRLLFDFMRGNRPLILNFGSCTUPSFMLKFDEFNKLVKDFSSIADFLIIYIEEAHAADGWAFKNNIVIKNHRSLEDRKIAAQFLQKNNPLCPVVLDTMENLSSSKYAALPERLYLLQEGKVIYKVKPINNNGHNTWRFSTFKIRMFYILCEYFILFHSC from the exons ATGTTCAGCATCAGGCTGCTGCTACAGAAAACCTTAATTCTTCTGCACGTTACTGCGAGCGTTGTTGTCGGCAAAACACTCATGATGCTGTTCCCCAACGCCATGAAAAGTCACATCCTAAAACAAGGCGAGAAGAGCAGAATGAACCAGAACCCGAAGTTCAGCTACGAAAACTGGGGCCCGACCTTTTTCAGCTTCCAGTATTTACTCTTCGTGCTGAAGGTGAAGTGGAAGAGGCTGGAGGACGAAGCCTACGAGGGACATCCTGCTCCCAACCCGCCAGTGGTGACTTCCCAGGGGGACGTCCGGCTCCTCTTTGACTTCATGCGAG GTAACCGACCATTAATCCTGAATTTTGGAAGTTGCACCTGACCTTCATTTATGTTAAAATTTGATGAGTTCAACAAGCTCGTCAAAGATTTCAGCTCCATAGCAGATTTCCTTATCATCTACATCGAAGAAGCTCACGCAGCAG ATGGAtgggcttttaaaaacaatatcgttattaaaaatcacagaagccTTGAAGATCGAAAAATTGCAGCacaatttcttcagaaaaataatcctttatGTCCAGTGGTTTTAGACACTATGGAAAACCTCAGCAGTTCGAAATATGCTGCACTGCCAGAAAGACTGTATCTACTTCAAGAGGGGAAGGTTATCTACAAGGTAAAACCCATCAACAATAATGGGCACAATACATGGAGATtctcaacttttaaaataagaatgttttacattttatgcGAGTATTTCATTCTATTTCATAGTTGCTAA
- the DIO1 gene encoding type I iodothyronine deiodinase isoform X2, with the protein MFSIRLLLQKTLILLHVTASVVVGKTLMMLFPNAMKSHILKQGEKSRMNQNPKFSYENWGPTFFSFQYLLFVLKVKWKRLEDEAYEGHPAPNPPVVTSQGDVRLLFDFMRGNRPLILNFGSCTUPSFMLKFDEFNKLVKDFSSIADFLIIYIEEAHAADGWAFKNNIVIKNHRSLEDRKIAAQFLQKNNPLCPVVLDTMENLSSSKYAALPERLYLLQEGKVIYKGGVGPWNYHPQEIRTILEKLK; encoded by the exons ATGTTCAGCATCAGGCTGCTGCTACAGAAAACCTTAATTCTTCTGCACGTTACTGCGAGCGTTGTTGTCGGCAAAACACTCATGATGCTGTTCCCCAACGCCATGAAAAGTCACATCCTAAAACAAGGCGAGAAGAGCAGAATGAACCAGAACCCGAAGTTCAGCTACGAAAACTGGGGCCCGACCTTTTTCAGCTTCCAGTATTTACTCTTCGTGCTGAAGGTGAAGTGGAAGAGGCTGGAGGACGAAGCCTACGAGGGACATCCTGCTCCCAACCCGCCAGTGGTGACTTCCCAGGGGGACGTCCGGCTCCTCTTTGACTTCATGCGAG GTAACCGACCATTAATCCTGAATTTTGGAAGTTGCACCTGACCTTCATTTATGTTAAAATTTGATGAGTTCAACAAGCTCGTCAAAGATTTCAGCTCCATAGCAGATTTCCTTATCATCTACATCGAAGAAGCTCACGCAGCAG ATGGAtgggcttttaaaaacaatatcgttattaaaaatcacagaagccTTGAAGATCGAAAAATTGCAGCacaatttcttcagaaaaataatcctttatGTCCAGTGGTTTTAGACACTATGGAAAACCTCAGCAGTTCGAAATATGCTGCACTGCCAGAAAGACTGTATCTACTTCAAGAGGGGAAGGTTATCTACAAG GGAGGAGTGGGGCCTTGGAACTATCACCCCCAGGAAATACGCACCATcctggaaaaactgaaatag
- the HSPB11 gene encoding intraflagellar transport protein 25 homolog isoform X1: MGAADWCRSSAGAALVLATSSDPEHPAENMADGSSETFWTTTGMFPQEFIIGFPKCVKISKVTIQCYLVRTLRIERSISKDPVDFEQCIEKDLQHTEGQLQMEEFPLPDFPATYLRFIIKSAFDHFVSVHRVMAEGTAENT; encoded by the exons ATGGGGGCCGCCGACTGGTGCAGGAGCTCGGCGGGCGCTGCCCTCGTCCTGGCCACCTCCAGCGACCCGGAGCACCCCGCCGAGAACATGGCGGACGG AAGTTCTGAAACATTCTGGACGACGACAGGAATGTTCCCGCAGGAATTCATTATTGGTTTTCCTAAATGTGTAAAAATCAGCAAAGTCACAATCCAGTGTTATTTGG TGCGGACCTTGAGAATTGAAAGAAGCATATCTAAAGACCCAGTAGATTTTGAACAGTGCATTGAAAAAG ATTTGCAACACACAGAAGGACAGCTTCAAATGGAAGAATTTCCA cttCCTGATTTCCCAGCCACTTACTTGCGGTTCATCATCAAGTCTGCCTTTGATCATTTTGTATCAGTGCACAGGGTGATGGCAGAGGgcacagcagaaaatacttAA
- the HSPB11 gene encoding intraflagellar transport protein 25 homolog isoform X3, with product MFPQEFIIGFPKCVKISKVTIQCYLVRTLRIERSISKDPVDFEQCIEKDLQHTEGQLQMEEFPLPDFPATYLRFIIKSAFDHFVSVHRVMAEGTAENT from the exons ATGTTCCCGCAGGAATTCATTATTGGTTTTCCTAAATGTGTAAAAATCAGCAAAGTCACAATCCAGTGTTATTTGG TGCGGACCTTGAGAATTGAAAGAAGCATATCTAAAGACCCAGTAGATTTTGAACAGTGCATTGAAAAAG ATTTGCAACACACAGAAGGACAGCTTCAAATGGAAGAATTTCCA cttCCTGATTTCCCAGCCACTTACTTGCGGTTCATCATCAAGTCTGCCTTTGATCATTTTGTATCAGTGCACAGGGTGATGGCAGAGGgcacagcagaaaatacttAA
- the HSPB11 gene encoding intraflagellar transport protein 25 homolog isoform X2, whose translation MGAADWCRSSAGAALVLATSSDPEHPAENMADGSETFWTTTGMFPQEFIIGFPKCVKISKVTIQCYLVRTLRIERSISKDPVDFEQCIEKDLQHTEGQLQMEEFPLPDFPATYLRFIIKSAFDHFVSVHRVMAEGTAENT comes from the exons ATGGGGGCCGCCGACTGGTGCAGGAGCTCGGCGGGCGCTGCCCTCGTCCTGGCCACCTCCAGCGACCCGGAGCACCCCGCCGAGAACATGGCGGACGG TTCTGAAACATTCTGGACGACGACAGGAATGTTCCCGCAGGAATTCATTATTGGTTTTCCTAAATGTGTAAAAATCAGCAAAGTCACAATCCAGTGTTATTTGG TGCGGACCTTGAGAATTGAAAGAAGCATATCTAAAGACCCAGTAGATTTTGAACAGTGCATTGAAAAAG ATTTGCAACACACAGAAGGACAGCTTCAAATGGAAGAATTTCCA cttCCTGATTTCCCAGCCACTTACTTGCGGTTCATCATCAAGTCTGCCTTTGATCATTTTGTATCAGTGCACAGGGTGATGGCAGAGGgcacagcagaaaatacttAA
- the LRRC42 gene encoding leucine-rich repeat-containing protein 42, whose translation MSCWLHSESCLDTGPIYVRENGKLHVVNQGAGGIQNVTPKARPFRLFSRGFSVELCMNREDDRARRQRTDHFIFTYTKEGNLRYSAKSLFSLVLGYISDNVDHIDSLIGFPEQIAEKLFSAAEARQKFTEPVTGLRALQKFTEAYGNLVLCSLCLRNRYLLVSEKLEEIKSFRDLTCLDLSCCKLGDEHELLEHLTKEALSSVKRLLLKDNALSDAGLRRMTAPVRVLKKGLENLLVLDLSCNPKITDVGIGYLLCFKKLNCLDISGTGLKDVNAVIKRIQMQIGLVHSEVPLKEFDHSNCKTEGWAEQTVLQWEQAVMEAVKPQEDLRSRTAAQHFYGKTRRIEEAAKCKLVETETKASGNLQFYKEKVQNCHSPLKKDVAGSHESKNNKKRALAEQERERTSKQKHLCLTVEDWDLLNTY comes from the exons ATGTCGTGCTGGCTCCACTCAGAAAGCTGTCTGGATACCGGGCCAATATACGTGCGTGAAAATGGGAAGCTGCACGTGGTAAACCAGGGTGCGGGCGGCATACAGAATGTCACTCCCAAAGCAAGACCTTTCAGGTTGTTCTCCAGAGGATTTTCTGTGGAGCTTTGTATGAACAGGGAGGACGATAGGGCAAGGAGGCAGAGGACCGATCATTTCATCTTCACGTATACCAAGGAGGGGAACCTCCGATACTCGGCCAAGTCCCTCTTCAGCCTAGTGCTGGGGTACATTTCTGACAATGTTGATCACATTGACTCGTTgattggtttcccagagcagattgctgaaaagctcttttcagctgcagaagcaaGACAAAAGTTCACAGAACCGGTTACAGGACTGAGAGCTCTACAGAAGTTTACTGAAGCATATGGCAATTTGGTGCTATGTTCGTTATGTCTGCGGAATAG ATACCTGCTTGTCTCTGAAAAACTAGAAGAAATTAAGTCTTTCCGGGATCTGACGTGTTTGGATCTTTCCTGTTGTAAACTCGGAGATGAACATGAACTTTTAGAACACCTCACTAAGGAGGCTCTGTCTAG TGTAAAAAGGCTTCTCTTGAAAGACAACGCTTTATCAGATGCGGGCCTTCGCAGAATGACAGCACCAGTACGAGTATTGAAAAAGGGACTTGAGAATCTTTTGGTATTAGACTTGTCTT GTAACCCAAAAATCACAGATGTGGGAATTGGATACCTTCTTTGTTTCAAGAAGTTGAACTGTTTGGACATTTCTGGGACAGGTCTCAAG GACGTTAATGCCGTCATTAAACGAATCCAAATGCAGATAGGCTTGGTTCACTCAGAAGTGCCTCTGAAAGAATTTGATCATAGTAACTGCAAAACAGAGGGATGGGCAGAGCAG ACAGTTTTGCAGTGGGAGCAGGCAGTTATGGAGGCTGTCAAGCCACAAGAAGACTTGAGATCCAGAACAGCAGCTCAACACTTCT ATGGCAAGACACGCAGAATAGAGGAAGCAGCCAAATGCAAGTTGGTGGAGACCGAAACCAAAGCATCTGGAAACTTGCAGTTTTATAAGGAAAAAGTTCAAAATTGCCATTCACCTTTGAAAAAGGATGTTGCAGGCAGCCATGAAtcaaagaacaataaaaaaagagctttggctgaacaagagagagaaaggacTTCCAAACAGAAGCATCTGTGCCTCACAGTGGAGGACTGGGATTTGTTAAATACCTACTGA
- the LDLRAD1 gene encoding low-density lipoprotein receptor class A domain-containing protein 1 produces the protein MNKTHPQRNGDVAPFDPAKSFSEERGCCRPHGACLCCPPRCVCVTVLVLLLLAATAAIVGLAVALGLPPHSPANRLCAASNNRTGFLCDDRVTCIPASQVCDGTTNCRDGEDEQEELCGDLPRSLPAYLVFRCGNPAHWVYADKRCNGMNDCGDCSDEMGSLATCPPCGSAWWSCSPVFYEYCACVPRSLCRDGIQHCTSWSDEYLCTP, from the exons ATGAACAAAACTCACCCCCAG AGGAATGGTGATGTAGCTCCTTTTGATCCAGCAAAGtccttctctgaagaaagaG GCTGCTGCCGGCCGCATGGggcctgcctgtgctgcccgCCGAGGTGTGTCTGTGTCAccgtgctggtgctgctcctcTTGGCTGCCACGGCGGCCATCGTGGGCCTGGCAGTGGCGCTGGGGCTCCCACCACACTCCCCAG CGAACCGCCTCTGTGCAGCCTCCAATAACCGGACAGGCTTCTTGTGTGACGACAGAGTGACTTGCATCCCAGCCAGCCAGGTCTGTGATGGAACCACCAACTGCAGAGACGGAGAGGATGAGCAGGAGGAACTCTGTG GCGACCTGCCCCGCAGCCTCCCGGCCTACCTGGTTTTCCGCTGCGGTAACCCTGCACACTGGGTCTATGCTGACAAGAGATGCAATGGGATGAACGACTGCGGGGACTGTTCCGACGAGATGGGGAGCT TGGCCACCTGCCCTCCGTGCGGGTCAGCGtggtggagctgcagccccgtgTTCTACGAGTACTGCGCCTGCGTGCCCAGGTCGCTGTGCCGCGACGGCATCCAGCATTGCACTAGCTGGTCCGACGAGTACCTCTGCACACCGTGA
- the TMEM59 gene encoding transmembrane protein 59 isoform X1, translating into MAALPLSLPLGLLLLLAAGRQARAVPAAAAAASSEAFDSVLGNTASCHRACQLTYSLHTYPKEEELYACQRGCRLFSICQFVDDGIDLNRTKLECDSACTEAYSQSDEQYACHLGCQNQLPFAELRQEQLMSLMPRIHLLFPLTLVRSFWSDMMDSAQSFITSSWTFYLQADDGKIVIFQSKPEVQYVPQLEQETGDARGSLSLSKTAADLRPGSSQMYRGLFEEHGSDSLFKCLSINSSWILTTTLVLSVLVLLWICCATVATAVEQYVPSEKLSIYGDLEYMNEQKLSRYPSSALVVVRCKTEEHEEAGPLPTKVNLAQSAI; encoded by the exons atggcGGCGCTGCCCCTCAGCCTGCCCCTcggcctgctcctgctgctggccgccGGCCGCCAGGCCCGGGCCGtgcctgccgccgccgccgccgcctcgtcCGAGGCTTTCGACTCCGTGCTGGGCAACACGGCGTCCTGCCACCGCGCCTGCCAGCTTACCTACTCCCTGCACACCTACCCCAAG GAAGAGGAACTGTATGCGTGCCAGCGAGGCTGCAGACTGTTTTCCATTTGCCAGTTTGTGGATGATGGCATCGATCTGAATCGAACCAAACTGGAATGCGATTCCG CTTGTACCGAGGCATACTCCCAATCTGATGAACAATATGCTTGCCATCTTGGATGCCAGAACCAATTGCCATTTGCTGAGTTAAGGCAAGAGCAA TTAATGTCCCTGATGCCAAGAATTCATCTCCTCTTTCCTCTGACACTGGTGAGATCATTCTGGAGTGACATGATGGACTCAGCTCAGAGCTTCATAACATCCTCGTGGACTTTCTACCTTCAAGCAGATGATGGAAAAATTGTCATATTCCAG TCAAAGCCAGAAGTACAGTATGTTCCACAACTCGAACAGGAAACTGGAGACGCAAGAGGATCCTTATCGCTGAGTAAAACAGCCG CAGACCTACGCCCAGGAAGTTCGCAGATGTACCGAGGGCTCTTTGAAGAGCACGGAAGCGACAGCCTTTTCAAGTGTCTTTCCAT aaattcCAGTTGGATTTTAACCACTACGCTTGTCCTGTCAGTGTTGGTGCTGCTCTGGATTTGTTGTGCAACAGTAGCTACAGCTGTGGAGCAGTACGTTCCATCTGAG aagctgaGCATCTACGGAGATCTGGAATACATGAATGAACAAAAACTGAGCAGATATCCATCCTCTGCACTTGTTGTGGTTAGATGCAAGACCGAGGAACATGAAGAAGCAGGACCTCTTCCTACAAAAGTTAATCTGGCTCAATCAGCAATTTAA
- the TMEM59 gene encoding transmembrane protein 59 isoform X3: MLVSPQREVAGSCVAYRLIQSLCTTCKATGSNHEEELYACQRGCRLFSICQFVDDGIDLNRTKLECDSACTEAYSQSDEQYACHLGCQNQLPFAELRQEQLMSLMPRIHLLFPLTLVRSFWSDMMDSAQSFITSSWTFYLQADDGKIVIFQSKPEVQYVPQLEQETGDARGSLSLSKTAADLRPGSSQMYRGLFEEHGSDSLFKCLSINSSWILTTTLVLSVLVLLWICCATVATAVEQYVPSEKLSIYGDLEYMNEQKLSRYPSSALVVVRCKTEEHEEAGPLPTKVNLAQSAI, encoded by the exons ATGCTGGTATCTCCACAGAGGGAAGTAGCAGGGAGTTGTGTGGCGTACAG GTTAATTCAGAGCCTGTGTACCACCTGCAAAGCAACTGGGAGCAATCAT GAAGAGGAACTGTATGCGTGCCAGCGAGGCTGCAGACTGTTTTCCATTTGCCAGTTTGTGGATGATGGCATCGATCTGAATCGAACCAAACTGGAATGCGATTCCG CTTGTACCGAGGCATACTCCCAATCTGATGAACAATATGCTTGCCATCTTGGATGCCAGAACCAATTGCCATTTGCTGAGTTAAGGCAAGAGCAA TTAATGTCCCTGATGCCAAGAATTCATCTCCTCTTTCCTCTGACACTGGTGAGATCATTCTGGAGTGACATGATGGACTCAGCTCAGAGCTTCATAACATCCTCGTGGACTTTCTACCTTCAAGCAGATGATGGAAAAATTGTCATATTCCAG TCAAAGCCAGAAGTACAGTATGTTCCACAACTCGAACAGGAAACTGGAGACGCAAGAGGATCCTTATCGCTGAGTAAAACAGCCG CAGACCTACGCCCAGGAAGTTCGCAGATGTACCGAGGGCTCTTTGAAGAGCACGGAAGCGACAGCCTTTTCAAGTGTCTTTCCAT aaattcCAGTTGGATTTTAACCACTACGCTTGTCCTGTCAGTGTTGGTGCTGCTCTGGATTTGTTGTGCAACAGTAGCTACAGCTGTGGAGCAGTACGTTCCATCTGAG aagctgaGCATCTACGGAGATCTGGAATACATGAATGAACAAAAACTGAGCAGATATCCATCCTCTGCACTTGTTGTGGTTAGATGCAAGACCGAGGAACATGAAGAAGCAGGACCTCTTCCTACAAAAGTTAATCTGGCTCAATCAGCAATTTAA
- the TMEM59 gene encoding transmembrane protein 59 isoform X2 → MAALPLSLPLGLLLLLAAGRQARAVPAAAAAASSEAFDSVLGNTASCHRACQLTYSLHTYPKEEELYACQRGCRLFSICQFVDDGIDLNRTKLECDSACTEAYSQSDEQYACHLGCQNQLPFAELRQEQLMSLMPRIHLLFPLTLVRSFWSDMMDSAQSFITSSWTFYLQADDGKIVIFQSKPEVQYVPQLEQETGDARGSLSLSKTADLRPGSSQMYRGLFEEHGSDSLFKCLSINSSWILTTTLVLSVLVLLWICCATVATAVEQYVPSEKLSIYGDLEYMNEQKLSRYPSSALVVVRCKTEEHEEAGPLPTKVNLAQSAI, encoded by the exons atggcGGCGCTGCCCCTCAGCCTGCCCCTcggcctgctcctgctgctggccgccGGCCGCCAGGCCCGGGCCGtgcctgccgccgccgccgccgcctcgtcCGAGGCTTTCGACTCCGTGCTGGGCAACACGGCGTCCTGCCACCGCGCCTGCCAGCTTACCTACTCCCTGCACACCTACCCCAAG GAAGAGGAACTGTATGCGTGCCAGCGAGGCTGCAGACTGTTTTCCATTTGCCAGTTTGTGGATGATGGCATCGATCTGAATCGAACCAAACTGGAATGCGATTCCG CTTGTACCGAGGCATACTCCCAATCTGATGAACAATATGCTTGCCATCTTGGATGCCAGAACCAATTGCCATTTGCTGAGTTAAGGCAAGAGCAA TTAATGTCCCTGATGCCAAGAATTCATCTCCTCTTTCCTCTGACACTGGTGAGATCATTCTGGAGTGACATGATGGACTCAGCTCAGAGCTTCATAACATCCTCGTGGACTTTCTACCTTCAAGCAGATGATGGAAAAATTGTCATATTCCAG TCAAAGCCAGAAGTACAGTATGTTCCACAACTCGAACAGGAAACTGGAGACGCAAGAGGATCCTTATCGCTGAGTAAAACAGCCG ACCTACGCCCAGGAAGTTCGCAGATGTACCGAGGGCTCTTTGAAGAGCACGGAAGCGACAGCCTTTTCAAGTGTCTTTCCAT aaattcCAGTTGGATTTTAACCACTACGCTTGTCCTGTCAGTGTTGGTGCTGCTCTGGATTTGTTGTGCAACAGTAGCTACAGCTGTGGAGCAGTACGTTCCATCTGAG aagctgaGCATCTACGGAGATCTGGAATACATGAATGAACAAAAACTGAGCAGATATCCATCCTCTGCACTTGTTGTGGTTAGATGCAAGACCGAGGAACATGAAGAAGCAGGACCTCTTCCTACAAAAGTTAATCTGGCTCAATCAGCAATTTAA
- the TCEANC2 gene encoding transcription elongation factor A N-terminal and central domain-containing protein 2 — MERFVVRRARSPQGARSARPQPPALRQAPLEALRRVVVVEDIKRWKSMLELPGQPKENLIEALEELKKKIPSKEVLLSTKIGHTVNKMRKHSDHDVASLAKDVYTQWRTFIKNHSNRPSIEVRSDPKTEAFRKNARKLLCEALDLEIDHPLAENIEREAFHLSSRLISTPYRRMVRALVFSLKHKPEIRAEVKTGTLTVPAFVQSHKK, encoded by the exons ATGGAGCGCTTCGTGGTGCGGCGGGCCCGCTCCCCGCAGGGCgcccgcagcgcccggccgcagcccccggccctgcGGCAGGCCCCGCTCGAGGCCCTCAGG AGGGTTGTGGTCGTGGAAGACATAAAGCGGTGGAAGTCTATGCTCGAGCTTCCTGGGCAACCGAAGGAGAATCTGATCGAAGCTTTGGaggagctgaagaagaaaataccttCCAAGGAAGTGTTGCTTTCAACAAAAATAG gTCACACCGTGAATAAGATGCGCAAACATTCAGATCACGACGTGGCCAGCCTTGCCAAAGATGTTTACACGCAATGGCGAACTTTCATCAAAAATCATTCAAACAGGCCCTCAATAGAAGTCAGGAGTGATCCCAAGACTGAGGCTTTCAGAAAGAACGCTCGGAAGCTGCTTTGTGAAGCCCTGGATCTAGAG attGATCACCCACTGGCTGAAAATATTGAGCGAGAAgcttttcatctctcttcccGTCTCATTAGCACGCCGTATCGCAGAATGGTGCGAGCTCTTGTCTTCTCATTAAAGCACAAACCTGAAATCCGAGCAGAAGTCAAGACTGGCACGCTCACTGTCCCTGCGTTTGTACAGAGCCATAAAAAGTGA